Proteins from one Thaumasiovibrio subtropicus genomic window:
- a CDS encoding ExeA family protein: MYEAHFGLNQLPFAITPNTALFYALPPHVEAINTALAALNMGEGIIKISGEVGTGKTLLCRMLIKQLPEHYALAYIPTPSQSGEALRRAVAREYELDADSEDLIDVLHRQLIAFRQSEQRAVVIIDEAQALSSEALEAIRLLANLETEQEKLIQVILIGQPELDQRLGQHDLRQLRQRIGFSAKLRPLSLAETRAYIEHRLECSGQAVPLFQLAGYRLLWKASRGIPRLINILCHKAMLHAFANQTRYIERNAIVAAVKDTEDAQLSVVDNMLAWAWR, from the coding sequence ATGTACGAAGCGCATTTTGGTTTGAATCAACTACCGTTTGCCATAACGCCCAATACTGCGCTGTTTTATGCGTTACCTCCTCATGTAGAAGCGATCAATACTGCGCTTGCAGCGTTGAACATGGGTGAGGGTATTATCAAGATTAGCGGTGAAGTAGGAACGGGAAAAACTTTGCTTTGCCGTATGTTGATCAAACAGTTACCTGAGCACTATGCCTTAGCCTACATTCCTACGCCGAGCCAAAGTGGTGAAGCGTTACGTCGCGCGGTCGCGCGTGAGTATGAGTTAGATGCCGATTCTGAAGACCTTATCGATGTACTGCATCGTCAATTGATTGCGTTTCGCCAATCTGAGCAGCGTGCCGTTGTGATCATTGATGAAGCTCAAGCGTTGTCTTCTGAAGCATTAGAAGCGATTCGTTTGCTTGCTAACTTAGAGACAGAACAAGAGAAGCTTATTCAGGTGATCCTGATTGGGCAGCCTGAACTCGACCAGCGTCTCGGACAGCACGATTTGCGCCAGTTACGTCAACGAATTGGTTTTAGCGCGAAACTGCGCCCACTGAGTTTAGCTGAAACGCGCGCGTATATAGAGCATCGTCTCGAATGCAGCGGTCAGGCTGTACCACTTTTTCAGCTAGCGGGATATCGGCTGCTCTGGAAGGCAAGTCGAGGCATTCCCCGCCTTATCAATATTCTCTGCCATAAGGCAATGCTCCACGCGTTTGCCAATCAAACTCGCTACATAGAACGTAATGCCATCGTAGCCGCGGTGAAAGATACTGAAGATGCTCAGCTATCTGTTGTCGACAACATGCTCGCTTGGGCTTGGAGGTAG
- a CDS encoding tetratricopeptide repeat protein, which produces MSSINKMLQQLSERDNPGVEKPALQPAYITPVPSRWPKRVVSIVVLASVAGGAWWLGARGKSIQAEVLPASQPPVAIVEPANNPPQQALVDVTAEINIPATDDAVLVSDDHQTLLQQSLLDEPVDIVSAAAAIADTEEVIIGAEIEEVEKLVPVPDSDPVSLVGVKVVGKAGSDEGEPIVVRQPPSINAIRRSLEKAPLLRLPTDSKAMALTTPSDQAPIAERDLQPQLSTASTPAVTSSTALVPATLATLPAELIAEPITLPAEPAVTTAPVEPASINITVENMSPAQLAELAISRGQTALGRGDTQKALEEYQNALRFTPHREDLRSQVAALHYGRRETRQALDVLQVGIVRNPQSESLRLTMAKLLSKEAQTQAALAVLTVWPKAPSTEYAAMRGALAQQLNDNDIALQSYHFLTRQYPEDGRWWLGLAIASDRKGKAEIAEQAYLEAQRLGGVSDATQAFVRQRLYALQQLRTTKE; this is translated from the coding sequence ATGAGTTCGATAAACAAAATGCTGCAACAATTGTCTGAGCGAGATAACCCTGGTGTAGAAAAGCCAGCCTTACAGCCCGCTTACATCACACCAGTACCTTCTCGTTGGCCAAAACGCGTGGTCAGTATTGTGGTACTTGCATCGGTAGCTGGAGGGGCGTGGTGGCTAGGGGCGCGAGGTAAATCTATTCAAGCTGAAGTGTTGCCAGCGTCACAACCGCCAGTAGCGATTGTCGAGCCTGCCAATAATCCGCCGCAGCAAGCGTTGGTCGATGTGACTGCTGAGATTAATATACCAGCGACTGACGATGCCGTGCTGGTTAGTGATGATCACCAGACACTTTTGCAACAAAGCCTACTTGATGAGCCAGTGGATATAGTGTCGGCTGCTGCAGCAATAGCTGACACAGAAGAGGTGATCATTGGTGCAGAGATCGAGGAAGTTGAAAAGCTTGTGCCTGTGCCAGATAGCGATCCTGTGTCTCTTGTCGGGGTGAAAGTCGTTGGTAAAGCCGGCAGTGACGAAGGAGAACCCATTGTTGTTCGTCAACCTCCGAGTATTAACGCGATAAGGCGTTCATTAGAGAAAGCGCCATTGTTACGTTTACCAACCGATAGTAAAGCGATGGCATTGACGACACCCAGTGATCAAGCACCGATAGCAGAACGTGATTTACAGCCGCAGTTGTCGACAGCTTCGACACCAGCGGTGACGTCGTCTACCGCGCTTGTTCCTGCGACGTTAGCTACGCTGCCTGCTGAGCTGATAGCAGAGCCCATCACGTTACCTGCAGAGCCAGCAGTGACAACCGCGCCAGTTGAGCCCGCATCCATCAATATAACCGTAGAGAACATGTCGCCAGCCCAACTCGCTGAACTGGCAATAAGCCGCGGCCAAACGGCGCTCGGGCGCGGAGATACGCAGAAAGCACTGGAAGAGTACCAAAATGCGCTGCGTTTTACGCCGCATCGTGAAGATCTTCGATCGCAGGTTGCCGCGTTACACTATGGCCGCCGTGAGACGCGACAAGCCTTGGATGTTCTGCAAGTCGGGATTGTACGAAATCCACAGAGCGAGTCGTTACGTTTAACTATGGCGAAGTTGTTATCTAAAGAGGCCCAGACGCAAGCAGCACTTGCAGTATTAACGGTATGGCCGAAAGCACCATCAACTGAGTATGCAGCGATGCGTGGCGCATTGGCACAACAGCTCAACGACAATGATATCGCCTTACAAAGTTATCACTTTTTGACACGCCAGTACCCCGAAGATGGGCGCTGGTGGTTGGGGTTAGCAATTGCTTCCGATAGAAAAGGTAAAGCGGAAATTGCGGAACAAGCGTATTTAGAAGCGCAACGTTTGGGCGGTGTTTCTGATGCGACGCAAGCCTTTGTTCGTCAGCGGCTTTACGCGTTGCAGCAGTTGCGGACAACGAAGGAATAA